The following are encoded together in the bacterium genome:
- a CDS encoding COX15/CtaA family protein, with protein sequence MSRTADVALASPGAVAAPAARFARYAWAVLAVNLAVILLGAYVRASGSGAGCGAHWPLCNGEVLPRDPALQTLIELSHRLSSGIALLLVGGLLIGAWRRYPPRHVVRRGAAYAAAFMVSEAAIGAGLVLLRYVADDTRVARGWWVAGHLVNTFLLVAALALTAWWSSGGAPPRIRGRRGLAAGLVAAAAGVLVLGVSGAVTALGDTLFPVGSLAEGEAMTFSESAHLFVRLRIYHPLLALAVGTGVLAAALAAARATPADSVRRLGGAVALLWVAQLLLGALNVYLLAPIPIQIVHLLLSDLIWIALVLLIAATLASDDTPG encoded by the coding sequence ATGTCGCGAACCGCCGATGTGGCGCTGGCGTCGCCGGGCGCGGTCGCCGCGCCCGCGGCGCGCTTCGCCCGCTACGCCTGGGCGGTTCTCGCCGTCAATCTCGCCGTCATCCTGCTCGGTGCCTACGTGCGCGCCAGCGGTTCCGGCGCCGGCTGCGGCGCCCACTGGCCGCTGTGCAACGGCGAGGTCCTGCCGCGCGACCCAGCGCTCCAGACGCTGATCGAGCTCAGCCACCGGCTGAGCAGCGGCATCGCCCTGCTGCTGGTCGGCGGACTGCTGATCGGCGCCTGGCGCCGCTACCCACCGCGCCACGTCGTCCGCCGCGGCGCCGCATACGCCGCGGCGTTCATGGTCAGCGAGGCGGCGATCGGCGCCGGGTTGGTGCTGCTGCGCTATGTCGCCGACGACACCCGCGTCGCCCGCGGCTGGTGGGTGGCCGGCCACCTCGTCAACACCTTCCTGCTCGTCGCCGCCCTGGCGCTCACCGCCTGGTGGTCGTCGGGCGGCGCGCCGCCGCGGATCCGCGGCCGGCGCGGTCTCGCCGCCGGACTCGTCGCCGCCGCCGCCGGCGTGCTGGTGCTCGGCGTCAGCGGCGCCGTCACCGCGCTCGGCGACACGCTCTTCCCGGTCGGCTCGCTGGCCGAGGGCGAGGCGATGACCTTCTCCGAGAGCGCCCATCTGTTCGTCCGCCTGCGCATCTACCACCCGCTGCTCGCCCTCGCCGTCGGCACCGGCGTGCTCGCGGCCGCGCTCGCCGCCGCGCGGGCGACGCCGGCAGACAGCGTCCGCCGCCTGGGGGGTGCGGTGGCGCTGCTCTGGGTCGCCCAGCTCCTGCTCGGCGCGCTCAACGTCTACTTGCTGGCGCCGATCCCCATCCAGATCGTCCACCTCCTGCTCTCCGACCTCATCTGGATCGCCCTGGTCCTGCTCATCGCCGCGACGCTGGCATCAGACGACACCCCAGGCTGA
- a CDS encoding glucan biosynthesis protein, with protein MGAAGTPRRLAPQLDALAAVRSFTRMRRIARCLCLPTFLLLVPITAHAFDLNDVAARAESLASEPYTNQQKKVPDWMLVGSMTYDQWRDIRFRPDHSLWRDRNLPFQVQFFHPGLYYDRTVQMNVIDPDGVHAVPFSPERFDYGKNTFADRIPTDIGYAGFRIHYPIKNPNYLDEVIVFLGASYFRAVGRDNVYGLSARGLAIDTVEPSGEEFPAFIEYWLQTPTPDANHVVVYALMDSKSITGAYRFDITPGVTTTVDVQARLFPRRQVAKLGLAPLTSMFYFGENTTRHFDDFRPEVHDSDGLLVHFDSGEWLWRPLDNPTRINVSSYATRNPRGFGLIQRDRDFASHQDIETRAELRPSVWVQPRGDWGDGHIELVEIPTTSELVDNIVAFWVPDTPLKPGKSLALGYTLSWYMNDPGRPPGARTVATRRDHGTVPGGFRYVIDFDGERLRAIPADRPPNAVVTFGPGPDVAELVDQHVVKNPATGGWRLSFQLTPKSAAPIELRAFLTENNDVLTETWSNVLLQ; from the coding sequence ATGGGCGCGGCGGGCACGCCGCGTCGCCTGGCTCCGCAACTTGACGCGCTCGCGGCCGTTCGCTCCTTTACCCGCATGCGCCGAATCGCTCGCTGCCTGTGCCTGCCGACGTTCCTCCTCCTCGTCCCGATCACGGCCCATGCGTTCGACCTCAACGACGTCGCCGCGCGCGCCGAGTCGCTGGCCTCGGAGCCCTACACCAACCAGCAGAAGAAGGTGCCCGACTGGATGCTCGTCGGGTCGATGACCTACGACCAGTGGCGCGACATCCGCTTTCGCCCCGACCACAGCCTGTGGCGCGACCGGAACCTGCCCTTCCAGGTGCAGTTCTTCCATCCCGGCCTCTATTACGACCGCACCGTGCAGATGAACGTCATCGATCCCGACGGCGTGCACGCGGTGCCGTTCTCGCCCGAGCGTTTCGACTACGGCAAGAACACGTTCGCCGACCGCATTCCCACCGACATCGGCTACGCCGGCTTCCGCATCCACTATCCGATCAAGAATCCCAACTACCTGGACGAGGTCATCGTCTTCCTCGGCGCCAGCTACTTCCGCGCCGTCGGCCGCGACAACGTCTACGGTCTCTCGGCGCGCGGCCTGGCGATCGACACCGTCGAGCCGTCGGGCGAGGAGTTCCCCGCGTTCATCGAGTACTGGCTGCAGACGCCGACCCCGGACGCCAACCACGTCGTCGTCTACGCGCTCATGGACAGCAAGAGCATCACGGGCGCGTACCGTTTCGACATCACCCCCGGCGTCACCACCACCGTCGACGTGCAGGCGCGGCTGTTCCCGCGCCGGCAGGTCGCCAAGCTCGGCCTCGCGCCGCTCACCAGCATGTTCTACTTCGGCGAGAACACGACCCGGCATTTCGACGACTTCCGGCCCGAGGTGCACGACTCGGACGGCCTGTTGGTGCATTTCGACAGCGGCGAGTGGCTGTGGCGGCCGCTGGACAACCCGACCCGCATCAACGTCAGCAGCTACGCGACCAGGAACCCGCGCGGCTTCGGGCTGATCCAGCGCGACCGCGACTTCGCCAGCCACCAGGACATCGAGACCCGCGCCGAGCTGCGCCCCAGCGTCTGGGTGCAGCCGCGCGGCGACTGGGGCGATGGACACATCGAGCTGGTGGAGATTCCCACCACGTCCGAGCTGGTCGACAACATCGTCGCCTTCTGGGTGCCCGACACGCCGCTCAAACCCGGGAAGTCGCTGGCGCTCGGCTACACGCTGTCGTGGTACATGAACGACCCCGGCCGGCCGCCCGGCGCGCGCACGGTGGCGACCCGCCGCGACCACGGCACGGTCCCCGGTGGATTCCGCTACGTCATCGACTTCGACGGCGAGCGCCTGCGCGCCATCCCCGCCGACCGGCCGCCCAACGCGGTCGTGACATTCGGGCCCGGGCCGGACGTCGCCGAGCTGGTCGACCAGCACGTGGTGAAGAATCCCGCTACCGGCGGCTGGCGCCTGTCGTTCCAGCTCACGCCCAAGAGCGCCGCTCCCATCGAGCTGCGCGCGTTCCTCACCGAGAACAACGACGTGCTGACGGAGACCTGGTCGAACGTGTTGTTGCAATGA
- a CDS encoding cytochrome P450: MQRTPTTSLALDDIRLADQTFWMLPEPERDGAFATLRAERPVSWHEEFEYPGIPKGPGFWAVTRWEELWTVSRTPEVFVSGQGSNIGDLPVELLEFFGSMINMDAPRHTKLRLLVNKGFTPRMVGRVEEMVRQRAAAIVDRVAPRGECDFVNDVAAALPLEIICEMMGIPPADYRRIYELTNTILGVGDPEFATTIPELMSAGMELFQYAQALGGERLASPRDDITSALMHAEVDGQRLSEQEFGSFFILLVAAGNETTRNAISHGMKALTDWPDERRRWQNDFERHKATAVEEIVRWATPVIHFRRTAARDTELGGQPIAAGQKVVMWYNSANRDAAKFPDPYRFDIAREPNEHVGFGAGGPHFCLGANLARREIAVMFEELFRRLPDIEISGEPAMLLSAFIHGIKRMPCRFTPQPPRG, translated from the coding sequence ATGCAGCGCACGCCCACGACCTCCCTCGCTCTCGACGACATCCGCCTCGCCGACCAGACGTTCTGGATGCTGCCGGAGCCGGAACGCGACGGCGCCTTCGCGACGTTGCGCGCCGAGCGGCCGGTGTCCTGGCACGAGGAGTTCGAGTACCCCGGCATTCCCAAGGGTCCGGGCTTCTGGGCGGTCACCCGCTGGGAGGAGCTGTGGACGGTGAGCCGGACGCCCGAGGTGTTCGTGTCCGGCCAGGGATCGAACATCGGCGATCTGCCGGTCGAGCTGCTCGAATTCTTCGGCTCGATGATCAACATGGACGCGCCGCGCCACACCAAGCTGCGCCTGCTGGTGAACAAGGGCTTCACCCCGCGCATGGTCGGCCGGGTCGAGGAGATGGTGCGCCAGCGCGCGGCGGCGATCGTCGACCGCGTCGCGCCGCGCGGCGAGTGCGACTTCGTCAACGACGTCGCCGCCGCGCTGCCGCTCGAGATCATCTGCGAGATGATGGGCATCCCGCCCGCCGACTATCGGCGCATCTACGAGCTCACCAACACCATCCTCGGCGTCGGCGATCCCGAGTTCGCGACCACCATCCCGGAGCTGATGTCGGCTGGCATGGAGCTGTTCCAGTACGCGCAGGCGCTCGGCGGCGAGCGTCTGGCGAGCCCGCGCGACGACATCACCTCGGCGCTGATGCACGCCGAGGTCGACGGCCAGCGCCTGAGCGAGCAGGAGTTCGGCTCCTTCTTCATCCTCCTCGTCGCCGCCGGCAACGAGACGACGCGCAACGCCATCAGCCACGGCATGAAGGCGCTCACCGACTGGCCGGACGAGCGGCGCAGGTGGCAGAACGACTTCGAGCGCCACAAGGCCACGGCGGTCGAGGAGATCGTGCGCTGGGCGACGCCGGTGATCCACTTCCGCCGCACCGCTGCGCGCGACACCGAGCTCGGCGGGCAGCCGATCGCCGCCGGGCAGAAGGTGGTGATGTGGTACAACTCGGCGAACCGCGATGCGGCGAAGTTTCCCGATCCCTACCGCTTCGACATCGCCCGCGAGCCGAACGAGCACGTCGGCTTCGGCGCCGGCGGGCCGCACTTCTGCCTCGGCGCCAACCTGGCACGGCGCGAGATCGCGGTGATGTTCGAGGAGCTGTTCCGCCGCCTGCCCGACATCGAGATCAGCGGCGAGCCGGCGATGCTCCTCTCCGCCTTCATCCACGGCATCAAGCGCATGCCGTGCCGCTTCACGCCGCAGCCGCCGCGAGGCTGA
- a CDS encoding acetyl-CoA acetyltransferase, which translates to MNPDAIRDKVAIVGMGCCKFGENWDKAPEDMIVEAAFEAYQDAGIENPQEQIEAVFCGAVYPSRGTAEVADSLKLYGRPVSMTQNYCATGTDAFRFGVFAIACGLYDTVLVVGFDKPKDRGVSGPNVQTAGVRGLPMTPAGWFSLCAARYFETYGATREDLAKIAVKNHHNGTLAPKSMLKKEISVEEALNAPIISWPFGLYDCCAQSDGAAVAVLTKRELAKRFRDDYVLVKAVAISLEANPQTDPAFDFLRWKPTVSAAQQAYAQAGISNPFEQLDVAQVHDCFTLTELLTYEDLGLCEKGAARDHIASGTFALDGELPVNTDGGLKTFGHPTGATGVRMIYENYKQLQGKAGDRQIKTKSGLALSHNIGGAPQACGIAIVGRD; encoded by the coding sequence ATGAATCCAGACGCCATTCGCGACAAGGTCGCCATCGTCGGCATGGGGTGCTGCAAGTTCGGCGAGAACTGGGACAAGGCCCCCGAGGACATGATCGTCGAGGCGGCGTTCGAGGCCTATCAGGACGCCGGCATCGAGAACCCGCAGGAGCAGATCGAGGCGGTGTTCTGCGGCGCCGTGTACCCGTCGCGCGGTACGGCGGAGGTCGCGGATTCGCTCAAGCTGTACGGCCGGCCGGTCAGCATGACGCAGAACTACTGCGCCACCGGCACCGACGCCTTCCGCTTCGGCGTCTTCGCCATCGCCTGCGGCCTCTACGACACCGTGCTGGTGGTCGGCTTCGACAAGCCGAAGGACCGCGGCGTGTCGGGTCCGAACGTCCAGACCGCCGGCGTGCGCGGCCTGCCGATGACGCCCGCCGGCTGGTTCTCGCTCTGCGCCGCCCGCTACTTCGAGACCTACGGCGCGACGCGCGAGGACCTCGCGAAGATCGCGGTGAAGAACCACCACAACGGCACCCTGGCGCCGAAGTCGATGCTGAAGAAGGAAATCTCGGTCGAGGAGGCGCTGAACGCGCCCATCATCTCCTGGCCCTTCGGGCTCTACGACTGCTGCGCCCAATCCGACGGCGCGGCCGTCGCCGTGCTCACCAAGCGCGAGCTCGCCAAGCGCTTTCGCGACGACTACGTGCTGGTGAAGGCGGTGGCGATCTCGCTCGAGGCCAATCCGCAGACCGATCCGGCCTTCGACTTCCTGCGCTGGAAGCCGACCGTCTCCGCCGCGCAGCAGGCGTACGCCCAGGCCGGCATCAGCAATCCCTTCGAACAGCTCGATGTCGCCCAGGTGCACGACTGCTTCACCCTCACCGAGCTGCTCACCTACGAGGACCTCGGCCTGTGCGAGAAGGGCGCGGCCCGGGACCACATCGCCAGCGGCACCTTCGCGCTCGACGGCGAGCTGCCGGTCAACACCGACGGCGGCCTCAAGACCTTCGGCCACCCCACCGGCGCCACCGGCGTGCGCATGATCTACGAGAACTACAAGCAGTTGCAGGGCAAGGCCGGCGACCGCCAGATCAAGACCAAGAGCGGCCTCGCCCTCAGCCACAACATCGGCGGCGCGCCGCAGGCCTGCGGCATCGCCATCGTCGGCCGCGACTAG
- the lexA gene encoding transcriptional repressor LexA gives MYLTKRQKELLDYLEGYIAEHGYAPTLEEIGARFTLSSLATVHKHLTNLEAKGLIRRTWNHSRAIELVPRNRGSGAVDLPLLGRVAAGQPIEALEDADHIAVPEQFIRRQNTFVLKVVGSSMVQDGILDGDYIVVEQRASADNGETVVAVVDGEATVKRFYRDRPGRVRLQPANDAMQPIVLKEKDCELRGVVVAVLRKY, from the coding sequence GTGTATCTCACCAAGCGGCAGAAGGAGTTGCTCGACTACCTCGAAGGCTACATCGCCGAGCACGGCTACGCGCCGACGCTGGAAGAGATCGGCGCCCGCTTCACGCTGAGCTCGCTCGCCACGGTCCACAAGCACCTCACCAACCTGGAAGCGAAGGGGCTGATCCGCCGCACCTGGAACCACAGCCGCGCCATCGAGCTGGTGCCGCGGAACAGGGGCAGCGGCGCGGTGGACCTGCCGCTGCTCGGCCGCGTCGCCGCCGGCCAACCGATCGAGGCGCTCGAGGACGCGGACCACATCGCCGTCCCCGAGCAGTTCATCCGGCGCCAGAACACCTTCGTGCTCAAGGTGGTCGGCAGCTCGATGGTCCAGGATGGCATCCTCGACGGCGACTACATCGTCGTCGAGCAGCGGGCGAGCGCCGACAACGGCGAGACCGTGGTCGCCGTCGTCGACGGCGAGGCGACGGTCAAGCGCTTCTACCGCGACCGGCCGGGCCGCGTCCGCCTCCAGCCGGCGAACGACGCCATGCAGCCGATCGTCCTCAAGGAGAAGGACTGCGAGCTGCGCGGCGTCGTCGTGGCCGTGCTCAGAAAGTACTGA
- a CDS encoding TetR/AcrR family transcriptional regulator yields the protein MTVATVDESRRSRKRHATRRRILAAARDRFEARGLEATMGEIAAAADVAPATVFNHFPTKSAVLEGLAADLFEAIADGIAVQRAAGDSLPQRLEALADALAAVLGDAYRRVPDLLRQLVQATALDNYRGAAMSRLQRVLSAFIYDGQQRGEIRADVDAAYLALTARAMLLAALLAWLDDPRYPLAPRLRQTTTLLRDALRRPSPQE from the coding sequence TTGACCGTCGCAACAGTCGATGAATCGCGCCGCTCCCGGAAGCGGCATGCGACGCGGCGCCGCATCCTCGCGGCCGCGCGTGACCGCTTCGAGGCCCGCGGCCTGGAAGCGACCATGGGCGAGATCGCGGCGGCGGCCGACGTCGCCCCGGCGACGGTGTTCAATCACTTCCCGACCAAGTCGGCGGTACTCGAAGGCCTCGCCGCCGATCTGTTCGAGGCCATTGCCGACGGCATCGCGGTCCAGCGCGCCGCCGGCGACTCGCTGCCGCAGCGCCTGGAGGCGCTGGCCGATGCGCTGGCGGCGGTGTTGGGCGACGCCTACCGCCGGGTGCCGGACCTGCTGCGCCAGCTCGTGCAGGCGACCGCGCTCGACAACTATCGCGGCGCCGCGATGTCGCGCCTGCAGCGCGTGCTGTCGGCGTTCATCTACGACGGCCAGCAACGGGGCGAGATCCGCGCCGACGTCGACGCCGCGTACCTGGCGCTGACGGCGCGCGCCATGCTGCTCGCCGCCCTGCTCGCTTGGCTCGACGACCCTCGCTATCCGCTGGCGCCGCGCCTGCGGCAGACCACCACCCTCCTTCGCGACGCCCTGCGCCGCCCCAGCCCACAGGAGTAA
- a CDS encoding aldehyde dehydrogenase family protein: MSDFTMTIGGRAVPAVDTFEVINPATGAPFTTAPECTKGQLDAAMQAAAEAYRAWRRDEDARRAALQRCAAVITERAGELAPILTREQGKPLPQAFAEIMGAAMWFTYTATLQLPVEVLQDDAAARVEVRRRPLGVVAAITPWNFPLILATWKLAPALLAGNTVVLKPSPFTPLTTLKLGELLRDVVPAGVVNVVSGGNDLGGWMTTHPVPRKISFTGSVATGKKVAAAAAPDLKRVTLELGGNDPAIVLPDANPKEIASKLFWGAFQNCGQVCSAIKRVYAPAAMYDALVGELAAIARGVIVGDGLADDSQLGPLNNRPQFERVQELVEDARKHGARIAAGGEPLGGNGYFYRPTVVAEVSDGVRLVDEEQFGPALPVIAYQRVEDAIERANATHFGLGGSVWSRDTERAVEVAKELECGTAWVNQHLELSPATPFGGAKWSGIGVENGPWGLYGFTELQTVNVARG, from the coding sequence ATGTCCGACTTCACCATGACCATTGGCGGCCGGGCCGTGCCGGCCGTCGACACCTTCGAGGTCATCAACCCCGCCACCGGGGCCCCCTTCACGACCGCGCCCGAGTGCACCAAGGGCCAGCTCGACGCGGCGATGCAGGCGGCGGCCGAGGCTTATCGCGCCTGGCGGCGAGACGAGGACGCCCGCCGCGCGGCGCTGCAGCGCTGCGCCGCCGTCATCACCGAGCGCGCCGGCGAGCTGGCGCCGATCCTCACCCGGGAGCAGGGCAAGCCGCTGCCGCAGGCCTTCGCGGAGATCATGGGCGCGGCGATGTGGTTCACCTACACGGCGACCCTGCAGTTGCCGGTCGAGGTGCTGCAGGACGACGCCGCGGCGCGCGTCGAGGTGCGCCGCCGGCCGCTCGGGGTCGTGGCGGCGATCACGCCGTGGAACTTCCCGCTCATCCTCGCCACCTGGAAGCTGGCCCCGGCGCTGCTGGCCGGCAACACGGTCGTCCTCAAGCCGTCGCCGTTCACGCCGCTGACGACGCTGAAGCTGGGCGAGCTGCTGCGCGACGTCGTCCCGGCCGGGGTCGTCAACGTCGTCTCCGGCGGCAACGACCTCGGCGGCTGGATGACCACCCATCCGGTGCCGCGCAAGATCTCGTTCACTGGCTCGGTCGCCACCGGCAAGAAGGTCGCCGCGGCGGCGGCGCCGGACCTCAAGCGCGTCACCCTGGAGCTCGGCGGCAACGATCCAGCCATCGTGCTGCCGGACGCGAACCCGAAGGAGATCGCCAGCAAGCTGTTCTGGGGCGCCTTCCAGAACTGCGGCCAGGTGTGCAGCGCCATCAAGCGCGTCTACGCGCCGGCGGCGATGTACGACGCCCTGGTGGGCGAGCTGGCGGCCATCGCGCGCGGCGTCATCGTCGGCGACGGGCTGGCCGACGACAGCCAGCTCGGCCCCCTGAACAATCGCCCGCAGTTCGAGCGCGTGCAGGAGCTGGTCGAGGACGCCCGGAAGCACGGCGCCCGCATCGCCGCCGGTGGGGAGCCCCTGGGCGGCAACGGCTACTTCTACCGCCCGACGGTGGTGGCCGAGGTGTCGGACGGCGTCCGCCTGGTGGACGAGGAGCAGTTCGGCCCGGCGCTGCCGGTGATCGCCTACCAGCGCGTCGAGGACGCGATCGAGCGCGCCAACGCCACCCACTTCGGCCTCGGTGGCTCGGTGTGGTCGCGCGACACCGAACGCGCGGTCGAGGTCGCCAAGGAGCTCGAGTGCGGCACCGCCTGGGTGAACCAGCACCTCGAGCTGTCGCCGGCGACGCCGTTCGGCGGCGCCAAGTGGTCCGGCATCGGCGTCGAGAACGGCCCCTGGGGCCTCTACGGCTTCACCGAGCTGCAGACGGTCAACGTCGCTCGCGGATGA
- a CDS encoding TerC family protein, giving the protein MLAIDLGIFHRHAHEVSVREAAGWTITWVSASLLLCLAIARFMGVEPALQFLTGYLIEQALSVDNIFVFVLIFSYFSVPKRYQHRILFWGVLGALILRGTMIGAGTWLIHRFEWVLYLFGAFLVFTGVRMAFAGEEGIEVSANPVVRLIRRFVPVTKRYHGQRFIVRAPAGRTRRYIATPLLVVLVMVETTDLIFAIDSIPAIFAVTTDPFLIYTSNICAILGLRSLYFLLAGIIGTFRFLQIGLSVVLVFVGTKMLIAKWIQIPIGSSLAVVAGVLLLSVIASLLLPEIADSADD; this is encoded by the coding sequence ATGCTGGCGATCGACCTCGGCATCTTCCATCGCCACGCCCACGAGGTCAGCGTCCGCGAGGCGGCGGGCTGGACGATCACCTGGGTGAGCGCGTCGCTGCTGCTCTGCCTGGCCATCGCCCGCTTCATGGGCGTCGAACCGGCCCTGCAGTTCCTCACCGGCTACCTGATCGAACAGGCGCTGTCGGTCGACAACATCTTCGTCTTCGTCCTGATCTTCTCCTACTTCTCGGTGCCGAAGCGGTACCAGCACCGGATCCTCTTCTGGGGCGTGCTCGGGGCGCTGATCCTGCGCGGCACCATGATCGGCGCCGGGACCTGGCTGATCCATCGCTTCGAGTGGGTGCTCTATCTGTTCGGGGCGTTCCTCGTGTTCACCGGCGTCCGCATGGCCTTCGCCGGCGAGGAGGGCATCGAGGTCTCGGCGAATCCGGTGGTGCGACTCATTCGCCGCTTCGTGCCGGTGACCAAGCGCTACCACGGCCAGCGCTTCATCGTCAGGGCGCCGGCCGGCCGCACGCGGCGTTACATCGCGACGCCGCTGCTGGTGGTGCTGGTGATGGTGGAGACGACCGATCTCATCTTCGCGATCGACTCGATTCCGGCGATCTTCGCCGTCACCACCGACCCGTTTCTCATCTACACTTCCAACATCTGCGCCATCCTCGGCCTGCGCTCGCTGTACTTCCTGCTCGCCGGGATCATCGGCACGTTCCGCTTCCTGCAGATCGGCCTCTCCGTGGTCCTGGTGTTCGTCGGCACCAAGATGCTGATCGCCAAATGGATCCAGATCCCGATCGGCTCCTCGCTGGCCGTCGTGGCGGGCGTGTTGCTGCTGTCGGTGATCGCGTCGCTGTTGTTGCCGGAGATCGCGGACAGCGCCGATGACTGA
- a CDS encoding 3-hydroxy-3-methylglutaryl CoA synthase, whose protein sequence is MAGIRSFGAYVPMQRLQFAAISGGGRKAGAGSGERAVANFDEDAVTMAVAAATDCLRGVDRATVGGVLFASTSHPYKEKQGASLITKALDLPREVATADFGGSLRAGTTALRAALDAVKAGSADNVLVLAADCRPAPPRSGLERSTGDGAAALLVSGQAVAAEIEAQHTIADEIIDIWRLDSDKYVRSWEDRFVVEHGYRDNLVEAVKGLYAKTGKTAKDFTKAALYGPDARSHAGAARALGFDAKTQVQDPLFGRLGNAGAAFAPMLLVAALENAKPGDALLVASYGDGADALALRVTDAVKGLSDRRGMRWHLERRSELTDYNKYLRYRNLEPSELDRRGGAGVSATVHFRDRQEDISLHGQRCRTCGQEQFPFQRVCFTCYARDQFDEIRLAERTGRVLSHTFDFFAGSPDPPLIVTTIEAEGGARLYLQMTDANAKEVKLDLPVEFAFRKIHEYGGTPNYFWKCTPVR, encoded by the coding sequence ATGGCAGGGATCAGATCGTTCGGGGCCTACGTCCCCATGCAGCGGCTGCAGTTCGCGGCCATTTCCGGCGGCGGCCGCAAGGCGGGGGCGGGGAGTGGGGAGCGGGCGGTGGCCAACTTCGACGAGGATGCGGTGACCATGGCGGTCGCCGCGGCGACCGACTGTCTGCGCGGCGTCGATCGCGCCACGGTCGGCGGCGTGCTCTTCGCCTCCACCTCGCACCCGTACAAGGAGAAGCAGGGCGCCAGCCTGATCACCAAGGCGCTCGACCTGCCGCGCGAGGTGGCGACCGCCGACTTCGGCGGCTCGCTGCGCGCCGGCACCACGGCGCTGCGCGCGGCGCTCGACGCGGTGAAGGCGGGCAGCGCCGACAACGTGCTGGTGCTCGCCGCCGACTGCCGGCCGGCGCCGCCGCGTTCGGGGCTCGAGCGCAGCACCGGCGACGGCGCCGCGGCGCTGTTGGTGAGCGGCCAGGCGGTCGCGGCCGAGATCGAGGCGCAGCACACCATCGCCGACGAGATCATCGACATCTGGCGGCTCGACTCCGACAAGTACGTCCGCTCCTGGGAGGACCGCTTCGTCGTCGAGCACGGCTACCGCGACAACCTGGTCGAAGCGGTGAAGGGGCTCTACGCCAAGACCGGCAAGACGGCGAAGGATTTCACCAAGGCGGCGTTGTACGGGCCGGATGCGCGCAGCCACGCCGGCGCGGCGCGTGCCCTCGGCTTCGATGCCAAGACGCAGGTGCAGGATCCGCTGTTCGGCCGTCTCGGCAATGCCGGCGCCGCCTTCGCGCCGATGCTGCTGGTGGCGGCGCTGGAGAACGCGAAGCCCGGCGACGCGCTGCTGGTGGCGAGCTACGGCGATGGCGCCGACGCGCTGGCGCTGCGCGTCACCGACGCGGTGAAGGGCCTCAGCGACCGGCGCGGCATGCGCTGGCATCTCGAGCGCCGCAGCGAGCTCACCGACTACAACAAGTACCTGCGCTACCGGAACCTCGAGCCGAGCGAGCTCGACCGTCGCGGCGGGGCGGGGGTCTCGGCGACGGTGCACTTCCGCGACCGCCAGGAGGACATCAGCCTGCACGGGCAGCGCTGTCGCACCTGCGGCCAGGAGCAGTTCCCATTTCAGCGCGTCTGCTTCACCTGCTACGCGCGCGACCAGTTCGACGAGATCCGGCTCGCCGAACGGACCGGCCGGGTGCTGTCGCACACCTTCGACTTCTTCGCCGGCAGTCCCGATCCGCCGCTGATCGTGACCACGATCGAGGCCGAGGGTGGGGCGCGGCTCTATCTGCAGATGACCGACGCCAACGCCAAGGAAGTGAAGCTCGACCTGCCGGTCGAGTTCGCCTTCCGCAAGATCCACGAGTACGGCGGCACCCCGAACTACTTCTGGAAGTGCACGCCGGTGAGATGA